A DNA window from Aspergillus nidulans FGSC A4 chromosome V contains the following coding sequences:
- a CDS encoding uncharacterized protein (transcript_id=CADANIAT00003041) yields the protein MTAFFQTQYEHPTDAASCDTGALSIEMEAAGLMQDFPCIVIRGICDYADSHKNKQWQGYAALVAASYAKELLSCIPRGQVLQEKLAADISTIN from the exons ATGACCGCCTTTTTTCAGACACAATACGAACATCCCACAGATGCAGCCTCTTGCGATACTG GCGCACTGTCCATTGAGATGGAAGCCGCGGGGTTGATGCAAGACTTCCCTTGTATTGTGATCCGGGGTATTTGTGACTACGCCGATTCACATAAAAACAAGCAGTGGCAGGGATATGCCGCATTGGTGGCTGCTTCCTATGCAAAGGAGCTGCTTAGTTGCATCCCTCGCGGTCAGGTCTTacaggagaagctggcggctGACATCT CGACAATCAATTAG
- a CDS encoding uncharacterized protein (transcript_id=CADANIAT00003042) has translation MPVDNYGVLKCRAITYKLEDGQQSPRAPQLSLYVRDTGSPTSQLNGCVHPSHLQEARAGLPVHRAAINITSGDLDDSRLAYWVNHQIGQNPIVNRLSQLEYGFHPVENNKTLGLDYIRDSLFTSTNGRLLPHDIPGQYTDIIDVLSPYIQHAVREKANLYLFGSESRSDTRGSAPVIHNIHMNQGNARKFRADDGVFQDGGLIFHFPCARPDSDTGCVEDRPRGEWLGIFLAFASQAVHTNPSSGHAISGVGWSDILRPDIIEEGVVIREARLHLDSSGTDADAVTDESETGARPCIGRRKSISLTVTLSNHTNRAVRLGDWTIRNRSGCVHTLPRGIALRPMVDQHFELGDYTLSEDGDTILLLNEHGLKVDGVSYNSAQEGMGLKGKGKGGSIVFVH, from the coding sequence ATGCCAGTTGACAACTACGGGGTCTTGAAATGCCGTGCTATCACCTACAAactcgaagacggccagcAGAGTCCCAGAGCGCCGCAGCTCTCCCTGTACGTCCGGGACACGGGCTCACCGACCTCGCAGTTGAACGGGTGTGTCCATCCCAGCCATTTGCAGGAGGCACGTGCAGGCCTACCGGTACACCGAGCAGCCATCAACATCACGTCCGGTGACCTGGACGATTCCCGGCTGGCATACTGGGTCAACCACCAGATCGGCCAGAACCCGATTGTCAACCGACTCTCGCAGCTGGAATATGGCTTTCACCCCGTCGAGAACAATAAGACTCTGGGTCTCGACTATATCCGCGACAGCCTCTTCACAAGCACTAACGGTCGACTTCTGCCCCACGATATTCCTGGCCAATACACCGATATCATAGATGTCCTGTCGCCGTATATCCAACATGCCGTCCGCGAGAAAGCGAACCTTTACCTGTTCGGTTCTGAATCTCGCAGTGACACTCGCGGCTCGGCCCCGGTGATCCACAACATCCACATGAACCAGGGCAATGCGCGCAAATTCCGCGCCGACGACGGCGTCTTTCAGGATGGCGGGCTCATCTTCCACTTTCCATGTGCGCGTCCGGATTCTGATACCGGTTGTGTTGAGGACCGGCCGCGGGGCGAGTGGCTAGGTATCTTCCTGGCCTTTGCGAGCCAGGCTGTGCATACCAATCCCTCATCGGGGCATGCAATTTCAGGCGTAGGCTGGAGTGACATTCTCCGCCCGGATATCATCGAAGAGGGGGTTGTAATCCGCGAGGCGAGACTCCATCTGGACTCGTCAGGTACAGACGCAGACGCTGTGACGGACGAGTCGGAGACCGGAGCCCGACCTTGCATTGGCCGGCGTAAATCGATATCACTCACCGTCACGCTCTCAAACCACACGAACCGAGCTGTCAGACTGGGCGACTGGACGATACGGAATCGTTCGGGCTGTGTGCATACCCTGCCGAGAGGAATAGCACTGAGGCCAATGGTTGACCAGCATTTTGAGCTGGGAGACTATACGCTCTCTGAGGATGGGGATACGATCTTGCTGCTGAATGAGCATGGGCTGAAGGTTGATGGGGTCAGTTACAACTCGGCGCAGGAGGGCATGGGCTTAAAGGGAAAGGGCAAGGGCGGTTCAATTGTCTTTGTGCACTGA
- a CDS encoding uncharacterized protein (transcript_id=CADANIAT00003043), with protein sequence MRVSAVAVFLTLTVAAQSQDTLGLSNGYRKVSTANFDLSLVQDAQILASLRPKGQDFDFSPSDFLQHRAGNEQYHVGDVNFRFTAAGDSSTWVDASSASSRQPVEDVPLTSALAEADLTDTLPDSFPLKVMRKWTDVDGDLGLSFTVTNAQNHSIELGSLGLPIEFNSIFYNYTAEEALDTCSLIDPYIGLGGGYVQVTPTRGTGPALVITPLGDTPFEAWNFLKEPTNGALPYHSQVFEGFYEWQTLSKAHAETEWADVEPWNEPTSKILAPGSSWTVGLRISLVKEGAWFNDSTDPFGRSPSVISYDRIADTQVDQDPRVWIAGLMDEGGSGAWLATLMKQSIQPEPEEISKLEQFIEDTLWSDIQVRDDQTGPTNTSADIYGVRKSVFFYEPSYAPRYDYDSSIDWRNWWSWNRADSYSIDGRAYNYVHVTAAYWAMYRVARAYPDLVSLHDWEWFLNQAYETVMRCYVQDESGYYYVGYALVGLMGETVWGELLNDLKREDQTEKAARLETVMQDRVDYWTSLPAPFGSEQAWDSTGQEGVYYWTRYFGDEGLVNKTINSILGYMPTVAHWGWNGNARRYWDNIYGGKLQRFERQIHHYGSGLNALPLLSHFRDNPQDTYLLHVGYGGMNGPLSNIDIDGFASASFHSWPDTLAWDGYSGDYGPNFLGLALGSAVYLVEDMKLGLVAYGGNFNRTSGSTAVVATRDAAKHRIFIGPISVYITIDAGAIEKFEYNTEQRTVSLTIATKSSSAPATSADAEAVVIWIDNLSGLGGYELVGEYTHERGGTKVSFGKQSEVTVVVRPG encoded by the exons ATGAGAGTGTCGGCAGTTGCGGTATTTCTGACCTTGACGGTCGCGGCGCAGAGCCAGGACACTCTGGGCTTGTCGAACGGCTACAGGAAGGTATCGACTGCTAATTTCGATCTCAGTCTGGTGCAGGACGCTCAGATTCTCGCTTCGCTGAGACCAAAGGGACAAGATTTCGACTTTTCTCCGTCTGACTTTCTTCAGCACCGCGCAGGAAATGAACAGTATCATGTCGGCGACGTTAACTTCCGATTCACAGCCGCTGGAGACAGCAGCACATGGGTCGatgccagctctgcctcaTCCCGTCAACCGGTTGAAGATGTCCCTTTAACATCGGCTCTCGCTGAAGCAGATCTCACAGACACGCTCCCTGATTCATTCCCTCTCAAGGTCATGCGCAAGTGGACGGATGTGGACGGCGATCTAGGGTTGAGCTTTACCGTGACGAACGCACAAAATCACTCTATCGAGCTGGGAAGTCTCGGGCTGCCAATTGAATTTAACAGTATTTTCTACAACTATACGGCGGAAGAAGCGCTGGATACCTGCTCGCTTATCGATCCATACATTGGCCTGGGAGGAGGCTACGTGCAAGTGACTCCAACCAGGGGAACCGGGCCTGCGCTTGTGATAACTCCTCTTGGTGATACACCTTTCGAAGCGTGGAACTTCCTTAAAGAACCAACGAACGGAGCACTTCCATATCACAGTCAAGTCTTCGAGGGATTCTATGAGTGGCAGACTCTTAGCAAAGCCCACGCGGAGACCGAGTGGGCGGATGTTGAGCCGTGGAACGAACCGACCTCCAAGATCCTGGCGCCAGGGAGTAGTTGGACGGTTGGATTGCGCATATCACTGGTAAAGGAGGGG GCCTGGTTCAACGATTCGACAGATCCATTTGGTCGATCCCCTTCGGTCATCTCCTATGACCGCATTGCAGACACACAGGTCGACCAAGACCCCCGTGTTTGGATAGCCGGGCTCATGGATGAAGGCGGATCTGGTGCATGGCTGGCAACATTGATGAAGCAATCCATCCAACCTGAGCCCGAAGAAATCAGCAAGCTCGAGCAATTCATCGAAGATACCCTATGGAGCGATATCCAGGTGCGGGACGACCAGACGGGGCCTACCAATACCAGCGCAGACATCTACGGCGTGCGCAAAAGTGTCTTTTTCTACGAGCCCAGCTATGCCCCCAGGTATGACTACGACTCGTCCATCGACTGGCGCAACTGGTGGAGCTGGAACCGCGCCGATTCGTACTCTATCGACGGCCGGGCGTACAACTACGTCCACGTCACAGCCGCATACTGGGCTATGTATCGAGTGGCTAGGGCATATCCCGACCTCGTCTCCTTACATGACTGGGAATGGTTCCTGAACCAGGCGTACGAAACAGTGATGCGGTGCTATGTACAAGACGAGTCAGGTTATTACTATGTGGGGTACGCGTTGGTGGGCTTGATGGGCGAAACGGTCTGGGGGGAGTTGCTGAACGACCTGAAACGTGAGGACCAGACTGAGAAAGCCGCGAGGCTGGAAACTGTCATGCAAGATCGGGTTGACTATTGGACCAGTCTCCCTGCGCCATTTGGTAGCGAACAGGCCTGGGACTCGACCGGACAGGAAGGAGTCTATTACTGGACGAG ATACTTCGGCGACGAGGGACTCGTTAACAAGACGATCAATAGCATCCTTGGGTACATGCCCACCGTGGCACACTGGGGCTGGAATGGAAACGCTCGTCGCTACTGGGATAACAT TTATGGGGGAAAGCTGCAACGCTTTGAGCGCCAGATCCACCACTACGGCTCCGGTCTCAACGCCCTGCCCTTGCTGTCCCATTTCCGCGACAATCCTCAGGATACGTATCTTCTTCACGTAGGCTACGGCGGGATGAACGGTCCGCTCTCTAACATCGACATTGACGGGTTCGCCTCTGCCTCGTTCCACTCTTGGCCGGATACGCTGGCGTGGGATGGGTACAGTGGCGACTATGGTCCCAACTTCCTGGGCCTCGCACTCGGCTCGGCAGTGTACCTGGTTGAGGACATGAAACTGGGCTTAGTTGCCTACGGAGGTAATTTCAACAGAACGTCTGGAAGTACTGCCGTTGTCGCAACTCGGGATGCAGCGAAGCACCGTATCTTCATTGGCCCGATTTCGGTCTACATCACCATTGATGCGGGTGCGATCGAAAAGTTTGAGTACAACACTGAACAGCGTACTGTCTCCTTGACAATTGCCACTAAGTCTAGTTCGGCTCCTGCGACTTCAGCGGACGCTGAGGCGGTTGTTATCTGGATAGACAATTTAAGCGGCTTAGGAGGCTATGAGCTTGTCGGCGAGTATACGCACGAGCGCGGAGGAACGAAGGTGTCATTCGGCAAGCAGAGCGAGGTCACAGTCGTGGTTAGGCCTGGATGA
- a CDS encoding transketolase family protein (transcript_id=CADANIAT00003044), translating into MAGSLVNGSSSKHDIVLKTFRLLIADLCQQFGGGHPGGAIGMAAIGVALWRYVMRYAPHTPNFFNRDRFVLSNGHTCLFQYTFLHLTGYKAMTFEQLKSYHSEREDALCPGHPEIEHEGIEVTTGPLGQGVANAVGLAMATKNLAATYNRPGYEVVNNHTWCMIGDACLQEGVALEAISLAGHWKLNNLTIMYDNNQITCDGSVDLTNTEDINAKMRACGWDVINVEDGCYDVEGIVEALSKARASTEKPTFINIRTVIGLDSKVAGQAAAHGAAFGVEDVAAMKRKLGFNPEEHFVIGETVREFFADLPARGEGYVKEWKDLIQRYSEAHPELADEFQRRVRGELPTDWQKLIPSELPDKPTATRVSSGLVFNPIAQYIKSFMVGTADLSPSVNMIWKGKVDFQHPDLRTTCGINGNYSGRYIHYGVREHAMAAISNGLAAFNPNTFIPVTSSFFMFYLYAAPAVRMGALQHLQVIHAATHDSIGMGEDGPTHQPIELASLYRAMPNLLFIRPGDSEETAGAWIAAINAKKSSTIISTSRHALPQLKQTRREGVIKGAYVLEEASNADVTIIGVGAELSFALDVAARLKEEKGATARVVSFPCQRLFEQQSLEYRRSVLQRHKGIPAVVIEPYAPNGWERYADAGISVRRFGHSLPGKAAYKFFGFDIGVMTEKVGHYLQQLKEDEALRGEFVDL; encoded by the exons ATGGCCGGCTCTCTGGTGAACGGTTCTAGCAGCAAGCATGATATCGTCCTCAAGACCTTTCGGCTTCTCATCGCTGATCTATGCCAGCAGTTTGGTGGCGGCCACCCTGG CGGGGCCATTGGCATGGCTGCGATCGGAGTTGCGCTCTGGCGATACGTGATGCGATACGCACCGCATACccccaacttcttcaaccgTGACCGTTTCGTCCTGTCGAATGGCCACACCTGCCTCTTTCAATACACGTTCCTGCACCTGACCGGCTACAAAGCCATGACCTTTGAGCAGCTCAAGTCGTACCACTCGGAGCGCGAGGACGCGCTGTGTCCCGGCCACCCGGAGATCGAGCACGAGGGCATCGAGGTAACAACGGGCCCACTCGGCCAGGGAGTCGCCAATGCGGTGGGTCTAGCAATGGCTACGAAGAACCTGGCTGCGACGTACAACCGGCCGGGATACGAGGTTGTCAATAATCACACCTGGTGCATGATCGGCGATGCGTGTTTGCAGGAGGGTGTCGCTCTTGAGGCCATCTCGCTGGCCGGCCACTGGAAGTTGAACAACCTGACCATCATGTACGACAATAACCAAATCACCTGCGACGGCTCAGTGGACCTCACCAACACTGAAGATATCAACGCCAAGATGCGCGCCTGCGGATGGGACGTGATTAATGTAGAGGACGGCTGCTACGATGTCGAAGGGATCGTGGAGGCGCTTTCAAAGGCTCGTGCGTCCACAGAGAAGCCCACCTTTATCAATATTCGCACGGTCATCGGTCTCGACAGCAAGGTGGCTGGCCAAGCAGCTGCCCATGGTGCGGCGTTCGGTGTCGAAGATGTTGCAGCTATGAAGCGCAAGCTCGGTTTCAACCCAGAGGAGCACTTTGTTATTGGTGAGACGGTGCGTGAATTCTTTGCTGACCTGCCTGCCCGCGGCGAGGGTTATGTAAAAGAGTGGAAAGACCTCATCCAGCGCTATAGCGAGGCGCACCCAGAACTGGCCGATGAGTTTCAGCGTCGCGTGCGCGGCGAGCTGCCAACCGACTGGCAGAAGCTGATCCCCAGTGAGCTCCCCGACAAGCCGACTGCGACGCGTGTCTCATCTGGCCTCGTCTTCAATCCCATCGCACAATATATCAAATCATTTATGGTCGGCACCGCCGATCTGTCGCCCTCTGTGAACATGATCTGGAAGGGCAAGGTTGACTTCCAACAC CCCGATCTTCGAACAACATGCGGTATAAACGGCAACTACTCTGGCCGGTACATCCACTACGGTGTCCGTGAGCACGCCATGGCCGCCATATCCAACGGACTGGCCGCGTTCAACCCCAACACATTCATTCCGGtcacctcatccttcttcatgttctATCTGTACGCCGCGCCAGCAGTGCGCATGGGGGCGTTACAGCACCTCCAGGTAATCCACGCCGCAACCCACGATTCCATTGGTATGGGCGAGGACGGTCCCACGCACCAACCCATTGAACTCGCCTCGCTATACCGCGCCATGCCGAaccttctcttcatccggCCTGGAGACAGCGAAGAAACGGCTGGTGCCTGGATCGCCGCCATCAACGCGAAGAAGTCCTCCACTATCATCTCTACCTCCCGTCACGCACTCCCCCAACTTAAGCAGACCCGTCGTGAGGGTGTGATAAAGGGCGCCTACGTCCTTGAAGAGGCTTCCAATGCAGACGTAACCatcatcggcgtcggcgCCGAGCTCTCCTTCGCGCTGGACGTCGCCGCCAGACtcaaagaggagaagggcgcCACCGCACGGGTGGTCAGTTTCCCCTGCCAGCGGCTCTTTGAGCAGCAATCTCTCGAGTACAGGCGTAGCGTTCTGCAACGGCATAAAGGCATTCCGGCGGTTGTAATCGAGCCGTATGCACCGAACGGATGGGAGCGGTATGCGGACGCGGGGATCTCAGTGAGGCGGTTTGGACACAGTCTTCCTGGCAAGGCAGCGTATAAGTTCTTTGGCTTTGATATTGGGGTCATGACGGAGAAGGTTGGACATTACCTTCAGCAGctgaaggaagatgaggcgCTGAGAGGCGAATTCGTTGATCTATGA
- a CDS encoding L-arabinitol 4-dehydrogenase-like protein ladC (transcript_id=CADANIAT00003045) encodes MPYLANPSLQVTADHQIKLVEAPVHEPGKGEVLVHIKATGVCGSDIHFWKTGRIGELIFHGDCIIGHEAAGVVLKCGEGVTDLQPGDRVAIEPGVPCENCFLCDEGRYNLCEDVAFAGVYPYAGTIQRYKVHPAKWLHKLPPSLSYLDGALLEPLSVVMRGIQVAQLELGRGVVICGAGPIGLIAAAAARASGAHPVVITDIDPSRLSFARRFLPTIQTYQNNPTLDAQGNAKAIRALFGDNEYNAPDRVLECTGVESSICTAAYTARRGGLVVVVGVGKEIINNVPFMHLSLAEIDLKFINRYRDTWPRAISCMAAGIITDLKPLISHTFPLERADEALELCADMGRPSIKVTIVDEGDATV; translated from the exons ATGCCCTACCTCGCGAATCCCTCTCTCCAGGTCACCGCCGACCACCAGATCAAGCTCGTCGAAGCCCCTGTTCACGAGCCGGGCAAGGGCGAGGTCCTCGTTCATATCAAAGCGACGGGAGTCTGCGGCTCAGACATTCATTTCTGGAAAACCGGTCGCATCGGCGAGCTGATCTTCCACGGCGACTGCATCATCGGCCATGAAGCGGCGGGCGTTGTCCTGAAATGCGGAGAGGGTGTCACAGATCTGCAACCAG GCGACCGCGTCGCCATCGAACCAGGCGTCCCCTGCGAAAACTGCTTCCTTTGCGACGAGGGACGGTACAATCTCTGTGAGGACGTCGCATTCGCCGGGGTCTACCCTTATGCAGGCACAATCCAACGCTACAAAGTCCACCCGGCCAAATGGCTACATAA ACTCCCCCCTAGCCTGTCCTACCTCGACGGCGCCCTCCTCGAACCCCTCAGTGTCGTCATGCGCGGTATTCAAGTTGCGCAACTCGAACTCGGCCGCGGCGTCGTCATCTGCGGCGCCGGGCCTATCGGCCTGATCGCGGCCGCAGCAGCGCGCGCATCAGGCGCCCACCCGGTCGTAATCACAGACATCGATCCCAGCCGTCTGTCCTTCGCAAGGCGGTTTCTCCCTACCATCCAGACATACCAGAACAATCCGACACTCGACGCACAAGGGAACGCCAAAGCAATCCGCGCGTTATTTGGAGACAACGAGTACAATGCCCCAGACCGGGTCCTCGAATGCACCGGCGTCGAAAGCAGCATCTGCACAGCGGCGTACACGGCTCGGAGAGGCGGTCTTGTTGTTGTCGTTGGTGTCGgcaaggaaatcatcaaCAATGTCCCGTTTATGCATCTGTCCCTCGCAGAGATCGATCTCAAGTTCATCAACCGCTATCGCGATACATGGCCGCGCGCAATTTCGTGCATGGCTGCCGGAATCATAACGGATCTGAAGCCGTTAATCAGCCATACGTTTCCGCTGGAACGAGCGGACGAGGCGCTCGAGCTGTGTGCTGACATGGGGCGGCCAAGCATTAAAGTAACGATTGTGGATGAGGGCGATGCGACGGTGTAG
- a CDS encoding catalase (transcript_id=CADANIAT00003046) produces the protein MVTTAQSQCRHATEVRPPEACLWPQTRFFFRNSSTSTGRSCWSAWFILANSSGGSGAFGHFEVTKDVSDLTKAHFLRSPGIKTPVFIRFSTVTLGREYPDLARNPRGFAVKFYTGEGNYDIVGLNFPVFFCRDPIQGPDVIRSQYRNPQNFLLDHNSLFDLLANTPEGNHAGMMFFSDHGTPAGWQNIHGYGCHTFKWVNAEGKFVYIKYHFLADHGQKQFNADEALRYGGEDPDYSKRELWRTIENGKELSWTAYVQVMKPEDADPEKLGFDPFDVTKVWPKKQFPLQEFGKLTLNKNPENFHRDVEQAAFSPGSMVPGIEDSPDPLLQFRMFFYRDAQYHRIGVNLHQVPVNCPFMASSYSSLNFDGQLRVDANHAMNPQYAPNSFVHKFRTDTAEAPYQLADGTVSRKSHFFHEGKASEYDQPRELYERVMDEKARQHLHTNTARLLKLVEYPKIQAKYLGQLLRISEKYARGVYDLLPEKKFGFDEVQSFAKGAEVAGKEAKFRPNMPTDKLLGLCPAMAVYGP, from the exons ATGGTGACAACAGCACAGAGCCAATGCCGCCATGCCACCGAGG TAAGACCGCCGGAGGCTTGCCTCTGGCCTCAGACACGTTTCTTTTTCAGAAACAGCAGCACTTCAACCGGTCGAAGCTGCTGGAGCGCATGGTTCATCCTT GCTAACAGCTCAGGTGGAAGCGGCGCGTTTGGGCACTTCGAGGTCACGAAGGATGTATCTGACTTGACAAAG GCACACTTTTTGCGATCACCGGGCATCAAAACCCCCGTGTTCATTCGCTTTTCCACCGTTACTCTTGGGCGAGAATACCCAGATCTGGCGCGCAATCCCCGTGGTTTCGCCGTCAAGTTCTATACGGGTGAAGGCAACTACGATATTGTCGGATTAAACTTT CCCGTTTTCTTCTGCCGTGATCCTATCCAAGGCCCTGATGTGATCCGGTCTCAGTACCGGAACCCGCAAAACTTCCTGCTCGACCACAACTCCTTGTTCGACCTGCTTGCGAATACTCCCGAGGG TAACCACGCTGGAATGATGTTCTTTAGCGACCACGGCACACCGGCCGGCTGGCAAAACATCCACGGTTACGGCTGCCACACGTTCAAATG GGTAAATGCCGAGGGCAAATTCGTCTACATCAAGTACCACTTCCTGGCGGATCACGGCCAAAAGCAGTTCAACGCAGACGAGGCTCTGCGCTACGGCGGCGAAGACCCAGACTACTCGAAGCGCGAACTCTGGCGGACTATCGAGAACGGAAAGGAGCTCAGCTGGACTGCCTATGTGCAGGTTATGAAGCCCGAAGATGCCGATCCGGAGAAACTGGGTTTTGATCCTTTTGATGTGACGAAGGTTTGGCCGAAGAAGCAGTTTCCG CTGCAAGAATTCGGGAAACTTACCCTTAACAAAAATCCAGAGAACTTCCACCGCGATGTCGAGCAAGCCGCTTTCTCGCCCGGCAGCATGGTCCCTGGCATTGAAGACAGTCCCGACCCCCTCCTCCAATTCCGCATGTTTTTCTACCGCGACGCGCAGTACCACCGAATCGGTGTCAACCTGCATCAGGTCCCAG TGAACTGCCCCTTTATGGCCTCCTCCTACTCCTCCCTCAATTTCGACGGCCAGCTGCGTGTTGACGCAAACCACGCCATGAATCCACAATACGCTCCCAACAGCTTCGTGCACAAATTCCGCACCGATACGGCCGAGGCACCCTACCAGCTCGCTGACGGGACCGTCAGCCGCAAGTCGCACTTCTTCCACGAGGGCAAAGCGAGCGAGTACGACCAGCCGCGGGAGCTCTACGAAAGGGtcatggatgagaaggcaAGACAGCACTTACATACCAACACGGCCAGACTCCTGAAGCTGGTCGAGTATCCTaagatccaggccaagtATCTAGGACAGCTGTTGCGGATCTCGGAGAAGTATGCGCGCGGCGTGTATGACTTGCTTCCTGAGAAGAAGTTTGGATTTGATGAAGTGCAGAGCTTTGCTAAGGGCGCAGAGGTCGCCGGCAAGGAGGCGAAGTTCCGGCCAAACATGCCGACGGATAAGCTGCTGGGCTTGTGTCCTGCTATGGCGGTTTATGGGCCCTGA
- a CDS encoding NAD(P)/FAD-dependent oxidoreductase (transcript_id=CADANIAT00003047), producing the protein MHLLQRAVDKDVNLQTHTPVLSLSPAESGSGYTLQTPRGTLTAKKLILATNSYTASLIPRYRDSIVPVRGTCGRIVIPPSASSRSASDYILPPKLTTSYMIRHNTVNYDYLSLEATDDSVVLDAAKRYFDGYMQKHFVGWESSRAVTEIVWTGSMIPTPSGLEFQEAKKLMGYSSDNLPHLGRVPGEQNQWILAGLTGHGMPQVFLAAEGVARMVVQGAQYTETGLPSLFETSEQRLERERQKERAMNETNGLVSKL; encoded by the exons ATGCACCTCTTGCAAAGGGCAGTAGACAAGGATGTCAATCTCCAGACTCATACGCCTGTtctgtctctctctcctGCCGAGTCTGGCTCGGGGTATACACTACAAACACCCCGGGGCACCCTGACAGCTAAGAAACTCATCCTGGCAACGAACAGCTACACAGCATCTCTCATCCCACGGTACAGAGATAGCATCGTTCCTGTTCGCGGGACATGCGGCCGGATTGTCATCCCCCCTTCTGCATCCTCTCGATCTGCATCTGACTATATCCTCCCGCCGAAGCTGACAACCTCCTACATGATCCGGCACAACACCGTAAACTACGACTACCTGTCCCTCGAAGCGACGG ATGATAGCGTTGTCCTTGATGCTGCAAAAAGGTATTTTGACGGGTATATGCAGAAACATTTTGTCGGTTGGGAGAGTTCTAGGGCAGTGACGGAAATTGTTTGGACAGGCAGTATGATCCCCACCCCTTCAGGCTTGGAGTTtcaggaggcgaagaagc TAATGGGATATTCATCTGATAATCTCCCACACCTCGGCCGTGTTCCCGGGGAGCAAAATCAGTGGATTCTTGCAGGCTTGACGGGCCATGGAATGCCTCAGGTTTTCCTGGCTGCAGAGGGGGTTGCGAGGATGGTGGTGCAGGGTGCTCAGTATACGGAGACTGGACTGCCAAGTTTGTTTGAGACGAGCGAACAgcggttggagagggagaggcaaaAGGAACGGGCCATGAACGAGACGAATGGGCTCGTCTCGAAGCTATAA
- a CDS encoding uncharacterized protein (transcript_id=CADANIAT00003048), whose protein sequence is MFMLDCDREAGWTSYRWISTVRICNACPAPTHSSVPTPAPKVVIMTLRRVRERWYPTLSGLIAVDEPLASNDEVAITCEQASLILSSKNVVFDVVGTLISYDHLFQAIDDRLGDRLPEHGIKLSLLAYTWIEIAEREYTYLSMSGRYTVFADVFRALFYRMFWMAGAKECVQKLRDAGFKVWCFTAGDAKRVSGYIENEGVEMPTGDLIVGKPDLEAYRPLLERLKPEHGGRVPWFAAGHMWDVSAARRAE, encoded by the exons ATGTTTATGCTAGACT GTGACCGCGAGGCCGGCTGGACCAGCTATAGATGGATCAGCACCGTACGCATA TGCAACGCCTGCCCGGCGCCAACCCACAGCTCAGTCCCAACCCCGGCTCCAAAGGTCGTCATCATGACCTTGCGCCGCGTGAGGGAGCGGTGGTATCCGACATTGTCGGGGTTGATTGCGGTAGACGAGCCATTGGCCTCGAACGACGAGGTCGCG ATCACCTGCGAACAAGCAAGCCTCATCCTGTCCTCCAAAAACGTTGTCTTCGACGTCGTCGGCACACTCATTAGCTACGACCACCTCTTCCAGGCGATCGACGACCGGCTCGGTGACCGGCTGCCCGAACACGGAATCAAgctgtccttgctggcgTATACATGGATCGAAATCGCTGAACGCGAGTACACCTACCTCAGCATGAGCGGCAGATATACTGTCTTCGCCGATGTCTTTCGCGCACTCTTCTACCGGATGTTCTGGATGGCCG GTGCAAAGGAGTGCGTCCAGAAATTGCGGGATGCCGGGTTCAAGGTATGGTGTTTTACAGCTGGCGATGCGAAGCGTGTTTCCGGGTACATTGAGAACGAGGGCGTGGAGATGCCGACAGGTGATTTGATCGTGGGAAAGCCGGATTTGGAAGCGTATCGTCCCTTGCTGGAGAGACTGAAGCCTGAGCACGGAGGGAGAGTGCCTTGGTTTGCCGCAGGGCATATGTGGGATGTCTCAGCCGCGAGGAGAGCTGAGTAG